In one Drosophila gunungcola strain Sukarami chromosome 2R unlocalized genomic scaffold, Dgunungcola_SK_2 000004F, whole genome shotgun sequence genomic region, the following are encoded:
- the LOC128254304 gene encoding complex I assembly factor ACAD9, mitochondrial — protein sequence MRSNLFSGASRLLKYGRNGKLLTRGKSTKATSSSLDSQHQDAATTEGGKSESVEESPEQQQKLPTREPLAKNFFIGVVDKELLAYPEVIPREEMSHLQNSLLPLKNYFEEPREAEEKTSTETLRQLGLYGLNVPTDFEGKGYGWSASLMASEPDATDTNVTLGLQTHRVVVDLLKEVGTPLQQQRYLQDLALGKLIATEAIYEYSPPEEDYFSTQAELLPETGKWLLNGEKAFVVCTPGERQLFLVLAQTQQPNVPGALGRGTTIFLVDSQQEGVRLGEQHATFGCRQAEIRRVHFDRVKLSEEQVVGIPHDGNRISEQLVRSSRLRSSLVGVSLAKKLLNELAQYSVTTTQCGVQLKDLELTRVHLSRAMCSVYAMESMIYMTAGLLDEFHAQDVSMESAITKYFTLRQLYEIASQNLGLVGPKSLLSGEATELGLRDAAQLCTQGESLDTLGMFIALTGLQHSGQAMNTGVRKSRNPLFHPGHIFGKFLDTNSIDSPKTKMQLSEHVHPSLEAAAQCIEHSVARLQMAVELMFTRHGNAVVERQSEMHRLAEVATIIYAMWASVARASRSYCIGLSLADHELLTATAICSEGRDRVHTLCTQIYGGNFVNNDNNLLRLSKQLTKSKGYFPVHPLTFNY from the exons atGCGATCCAATTTGTTTTCCGGCGCCTCGCGGCTCTTAAAATACGGCCGGAATGGAAAACTTCTGACTCGAGGAAAGAGCACCAAGGCGACCTCGAGCAGCTTGGACTCGCAGCACCAGGATGCGGCGACCACCGAGGGAGGTAAATCGGAATCCGTTGAGGAGTCGCcggagcagcaacaaaagtTGCCCACCAGGGAGCCGCTGGCCAAGAATTTCTTCATTGGAGTCGTGGACAAGGAACTGCTGGCCTATCCGGAGGTGATTCCTCGCGAGGAGATGTCCCACCTGCAGAATTCTCTGCTTCCCTTGAAGAACTACTTTGAGGAGCCCCGGGAAGCGGAGGAGAAGACATCCACAGAGACTCTCCGGCAATTGGGACTCTATGGCCTGAATGTGCCCACGGATTTCGAGGGCAAGGGCTATGGATGGAGTGCCAGTCTGATGGCCAGTGAACCGGATGCCACGGATACGAATGTAACGCTGGGTTTGCAAACTCACCGCGTGGTTGTGGATCTCCTGAAGGAAGTGGGCACtccactgcagcagcagcgataCCTGCAGGATTTAGCCCTGGGCAAACTGATAGCCACCGAAGCCATCTACGAGTATTCCCCGCCCGAGGAGGATTACTTCAGCACCCAGGCGGAGTTGCTACCGGAGACCGGAAAGTGGTTACTCAATGGCGAAAAAGCGTTTGTGGTCTGCACTCCCGGGGAGCGACAGCTTTTCCTAGTGCTGGCCCAAACCCAACAGCCGAATGTCCCGGGAGCTCTGGGACGTGGCACCACCATCTTCCTGGTCGACTCCCAACAGGAAGGTGTGCGTTTGGGTGAGCAACATGCCACCTTTGGTTGCCGCCAAGCAGAAATTCGACGTGTACACTTTGACCGGGTTAAGCTAAGCGAGGAGCAGGTGGTGGGCATCCCACACGATGGCAATCGTATTTCGGAGCAACTGGTTAGATCATCCCGACTGAGGAGCAGTCTGGTGGGCGTGTCCCTGGCCAAGAAACTGCTCAACGAACTGGCCCAATACAGCGTGACAACCACTCAGTGTGGAGTTCAACTGAA agACCTGGAGCTGACCCGTGTGCACCTTTCCCGAGCCATGTGCTCGGTATATGCAATGGAGAGCATGATCTACATGACCGCCGGCCTGCTGGACGAGTTCCATGCCCAGGATGTTTCCATGGAGAGTGCCATCACCAAGTACTTCACCCTGCGGCAGCTGTACGAGATTGCCTCCCAGAATCTTGGCCTCGTGGGACCCAAGAGTCTGCTCAGCGGCGAGGCCACCGAACTGGGACTTCGAGATGCAGCTCAGCTGTGCACGCAGGGTGAATCTCTGGACACGCTGGGCATGTTCATCGCCCTCACAGGATTGCAACATTCGGGC caaGCCATGAATACGGGTGTGCGTAAGTCCAGGAATCCCCTATTCCATCCTGGCCACATATTTGGCAAGTTCCTGGACACCAACAGCATCGACAGTCCCAAGACAAAGATGCAACTTTCGGAGCATGTGCATCCATCTTTGGAGGCGGCCGCCCAGTGCATTGAGCACTCGGTGGCCCGGCTGCAAATGGCCGTGGAGCTGATGTTCACCCGGCATGGAAATGCTGTGGTGGAGCGCCAGAGTGAAATGCATCGACTGGCGGAGGTGGCCACCATCATCTATGCCATGTGGGCCAGTGTGGCGAGGGCCTCGCGATCCTATTGCATTGGTCTTTCACTGGCCGATCACGAACTGCTGACGGCCACTGCGATCTGCTCGGAGGGCAGGGATCGCGTCCACACCCTCTGCACCCAGATCTACGGCGGTAATTTCgtcaacaacgacaacaacttGCTGCGACTCTCCAAGCAACTGACCAAGAGCAAGGGCTACTTCCCCGTCCATCCGCTCACGTTCAACTACTAA
- the LOC128254051 gene encoding LOW QUALITY PROTEIN: uncharacterized protein LOC128254051 (The sequence of the model RefSeq protein was modified relative to this genomic sequence to represent the inferred CDS: deleted 3 bases in 3 codons), translating to MIPTSVTNSPPPAGLGQNGAAASLGSATAAGGGLLSGLAMAGISGCGSNGGSGAPQNNYSSVVLGLASLILEGRPIADDEYAQQQVGIGIVGVGAATGAGSGGGRLSPRPSTSRAAINITTNPYGSMGGSDNRSANGSGSAAGSPSSSLTHQRWTQKLCQLRQISPAAQTMSAEPELVSLAINELNKDHGDYEIVRRVMLNRAGGLGLVSGGGGGTNNSSAASSPGSNSSDNILHSLQSLATTCLRGGPALAPPPVEPRPLNLAFLWSGSGGSGGRGSGLGGGGLGGGAAAACISNTATTTATATTTATATASSGATSSASRPKHGPHCDQFLRKMGLAKGEMPSEAEEHICDMSYVNMTCNRWRAYCMKMEAILARREPVCIEVYLGPVSHKLLLEQWIISGKEKVPPPTMTLPSLCSAIRSQLYFSQIVAWCDLLRKCDPSVYDSGRVIFSSCGNISNNAGDLATSHTPMSGGGQKRPRLNIFYRIKQHNTSGGGLHHEDGFSAKANVHNFPNVNVSESYSISVSVRSLPRINGGLPHVEPPLPPTPAPRSLRTACSGDPASTPTGGGGLHAATPTGLGARISALTPTTMANSGSNCDNGKPGMVLEGLDELDGDTSLSHRERQLQKYRKRMQRRDKKRERKSTPERMANHQPHQTEEPMEEGEDLQSPSPSQSQSLSQTPSESQSQSLALTLQQPRRIAMISTGTQTSLSSCQQCGSEKTLLCLSCTGGANGSAGRAGDVDEADDSDTTASEMEETSTCSLSSSDLIVGTPRNKAELLLQAIQRTPKNRNRKPHQAATSCRNSDLNGGQNNNLVVKAMPSGCQVCKRQKTQHNFANGKEHKPTHTNGEHSSNGFASSMQQELELEKQSEIQIASTKLTPNIERCSLNAAERCKTPPPDHIVVQFKTPLSHVPAKPQPDAMVPLQQQQQQQQHHHQQLGKSSPKPCQLRLNCGSLLDSETPPPNVSPQMRKALPKVNLTTIFCSSAPIAIGCPAFSFDPAALSHAHSQLLAPDASATPPVQKSFSAPTLPHAASLSVSPRFAKQALAAHKRRSRHLSDRSDRSSLGSDEQLSDEDLESGLCSPAGGSPLKCRARLAAHFAGRPLLGNLEESLLQRRLMPKIEVMGFKLQLGASGGFCPTQLTIPAVSYFYELHGETLSTPYLCEIRLPRKGYSVPRTGTVQATLLNPMGTVVRMFVIPYDMRDMPPLHRTFIRQRILAEELGQDQEAGSGPKMPRSPTVTSTTSKLGHFISAEQMKRLRYSIHLRFQTSRSGRLCLHTDIRLLISRRTDCDTAAAHAKGVLEAPNELVTDTLMPAEPRYSARQESAGRI from the exons atGATACCCACCAGCGTGACCAACTCACCGCCGCCAGCGGGATTGGGCCAGAATGGAGCGGCTGCCTCCTTGGGCTCGGCAACGGCGGCGGGTGGCGGGTTGTTGTCCGGCCTGGCCATGGCGGGCATCTCCGGATGTGGGTCGAACGGAGGATCGGGAGCTCCTCAGAACAACTACAGCTCCGTTGTGTTGGGCCTGGCATCGCTGATCCTTGAGGGTCGACCCATCGCAGACGACGAGTATGCCCAGCAACAGGTGGGCATAGGCATAGTCGGCGTGGGAGCAGCCACTGGTGCAGGATCTGGTGGCGGACGCCTCTCGCCACGACCCTCCACTTCCAGGGCGGCCATCAACATCACAACGAATCCCTATGGATCGATGGGAGGATCGGACAACAGATCGGCCAATGGAAGTGGATCGGCGGCGGGGTCACCCAGCAGTTCGCTAACCCACCAGCGCTGGACACAGAAGCTCTGCCAGTTGCGTCAGATCTCGCCAGCTGCCCAGACAATGAGTGCCGAACCGGAGTTGGTTTCCCTGGCCATCAATGAGCTCAACAAGGATCACGGCGATTACGAGATTGTGCGGCGGGTTATGCTCAATCGAGCTGGTGGTTTGGGTTTGGTTAGTG GTGGTGGAGGTGGAACCAACAACTCCAGTGCCGCCAGCTCACCGGGCTCCAATTCATCGGATAACATACTCCACTCGCTGCAATCGCTGGCCACCACATGTTTGAGAGGTGGACCCGCCTTGGCACCGCCACCTGTTGAGCCACGTCCTCTGAATCTGGCCTTTCTGTGGTCAGGATCGGGCGGATCTGGTGGCAGAGGATCGGGATTAGGAGGAGGTGGActtggaggaggagcagcagcagcttgcATTAGcaacacagcaacaacaacagcaacagcaacaacaacggcaactgCCACTGCCAGCAGCGGAGCAACTAGCTCCGCATCGCGGCCCAAACACGGGCCGCACTGTGATCAGTTCCTCAGGAAGATGGGTCTGGCCAAGGGCGAGATGCCGTCGGAGGCTGAGGAGCACATCTGTGATATGTCCTACGTGAATATGACC TGCAATCGTTGGCGGGCATATTGCATGAAGATGGAGGCCATCCTGGCCAGACGCGAACCCGTTTGCATCGAGGTCTATCTGGGTCCCGTGAGCCATAAGCTATTGCTGGAGCAGTGGATCATCAGCGGCAAGGAGAA AGTTCCTCCACCCACGATGACGTTGCCTTCGCTGTGCAGCGCCATCCGGAGTCAATTGTACTTCTCGCAGATTGTGGCCTGGTGTGATCTG CTCCGGAAATGTGATCCTTCGGTGTACGACAGTGGCCGTGTGATCTTCTCCAGCTGCGGCAACATAAGCAACAATGCTGGCGACTTGGCCACCAGCCATACACCCATGAGTGGTGGTGGTCAGAAGAGACCGCGCCTCAACATCTTCTACAGGATCAAGCAGCACAACACCAGCGGTGGTGGGCTACACCACGAGGATGGCTTCAGTGCCAAGGCCAATGTGCACAATTTTCCCAACGTCAATGTCTCGGAGAGCTACAGCATCTCGGTTAGCGTGCGTAGTTTGCCCCGGATAAATGGTGGCCTGCCGCATGTGGAGCCACCACTGCCACCGACTCCAGCCCCGCGAAGTTTGCGCACCGCCTGCTCCGGCGATCCGGCCAGCACGCCAACTGGAGGCGGTGGCCTACATGCCGCCACGCCCACTGGCCTGGGTGCCCGGATCAGTGCACTCACCCCAACGACAATGGCCAACAGCGGCTCCAACTGTGATAATGGAAAACCAGGAATGGTACTGGAGGGACTGGACGAGCTCGATGGCGACACGAGTTTGAGCCATCGCGagaggcagctgcagaagtaTCGCAAGCGAATGCAGCGCAGGGACAAGAAAAGGGAGAGGAAATCGACGCCAGAAAGGATGGCAAACCATCAGCCACACCAAACCGAGGAGCCCATGGAGGAGGGTGAGGATTTGCagtcgccatcgccatcgcaatcgcaatcgctATCTCAGACGCCGTCGGAAAGCCAAAGTCAATCACTGGCCTTGACTTTGCAGCAACCACGACGCATTGCCATGATCTCCACAGGCACGCAGACTTCGTTGAGCAGCTGCCAGCAGTGCGGCAGTGAG AAGACACTGCTTTGTCTAAGC TGCACGGGAGGAGCCAATGGATCAGCTGGCAGAGCAGGAGATGTAGACGAAGCCGATGATAGCGATACAACGGCCTCCGAAATGGAGGAGACCTCCACGTGTAGCCTCAGTAGCAGCGATCTCATTGTGGGCACACCTCGCAACAAGGCCGAGCTCCTGCTGCAGGCCATACAGCGCACGCCAAAGAACCGCAATCGAAAGCCCCATCAGGCGGCCACCTCGTGTCGCAACTCAGATCTCAATGGAGGGCAGAACAACAATCTGGTTGTGAAGGCCATGCCCAGTGGCTGTCAGGTGTGCAAGCGCCAGAAGACGCAGCACAACTTTGCCAATGGCAAGGAACACAAACCCACCCACACCAATGGCGAGCACTCGAGCAATGGTTTTGCCAGCAGCATGCAGCAGGAGTTGGAATTGGAGAAGCAATCTGAGATACAG ATTGCATCCACCAAACTGACGCCCAACATTGAACGCTGCTCGCTGAATGCCGCAGAGCGCTGCAAGACGCCACCGCCCGACCACATAGTGGTGCAGTTCAAGACGCCGCTGAGCCATGTGCCGGCGAAACCTCAACCGGATGCGATGGTGCcactccagcagcagcagcagcagcagcagcaccaccaccaacagCTGGGCAAATCCTCACCGAAACCGTGTCAGCTACGATTAAATTGTGGCAGTCTGTTGGACAGCGAAACGCCGCCGCCGAATGTCTCGCCACAAATGCGTAAGGCTTTGCCCAAGGTGAACCTCACGACGATCTTCTGCAGTTCGGCCCCCATTGCCATTGGCTGTCCCGCCTTCAGTTTCGATCCGGCTGCCTTGAGTCATGCCCATTCGCAGTTGCTGGCTCCGGATGCGAGTGCCACGCCGCCCGTGCAGAAATCCTTTTCGGCTCCAACATTGCCACATGCCGCTTCGCTGTCCGTATCGCCGCGATTTGCCAAACAGGCGCTGGCCGCCCACAAGCGGCGTTCGCGTCATTTGAGCGATCGCAGCGATCGTAGTTCTTTGGGCTCCGATGAGCAGCTGTCGGATGAGGATCTGGAGTCGGGTCTGTGCAGTCCAGCCGGTGGATCACCGTTGAAGTGTCGCGCCAGGCTGGCGGCTCATTTCGCCGGGCGTCCGCTGCTGGGAAATCTGGAGGAATCGCTGCTGCAGCGGCGGCTTATGCCCAAGATCGAGGTTATGGGCTTCAAGCTGCAGTTGGGCGCCTCCGGAGGATTCTGTCCCACCCAGTTGACCATACCGGCGGTGTCATACTTTTACGAGCTGCATGGCGAGACGCTGAGCACTCCCTATTTG TGTGAGATTCGTCTGCCGCGCAAGGGCTATTCGGTGCCGAGGACGGGCACGGTGCAGGCCACACTGCTGAACCCCATGGGCACGGTGGTGCGGATGTTTGTGATACCCTACGACATGCGGGACATGCCCCCGCTGCACCGCACCTTCATACGGCAGCGCATCCTGGCCGAGGAGCTTGGCCAGGATCAGGAGGCAGGATCGGGACCGAAGATGCCCCGGAGTCCCACAGTTACTAGCACCACCAGCAAACTGGGACACTTTATCAGTGCCGAGCAAATGAAACGGCTGCGCTACTCCATACACCTGAG GTTCCAGACATCTCGCTCCGGACGATTGTGCCTGCACACGGACATTCGCCTGCTGATCTCACGCCGCACCGATTGCGATACGGCGGCTGCCCATGCCAAGGGCGTCTTGGAGGCACCCAACGAGCTGGTGACGGACACTCTGATGCCCGCCGAGCCGCGTTACAGTGCGCGACAGGAGAGCGCCGGCCGGATTTAG